Proteins co-encoded in one Rattus rattus isolate New Zealand chromosome 5, Rrattus_CSIRO_v1, whole genome shotgun sequence genomic window:
- the LOC116900743 gene encoding LOW QUALITY PROTEIN: zinc finger protein 239-like (The sequence of the model RefSeq protein was modified relative to this genomic sequence to represent the inferred CDS: substituted 2 bases at 2 genomic stop codons), with amino-acid sequence MLETYKNLSAIGYIWEDHTIEQHFQSSRSHGRHKRHRTGEQPSELIQHGKVFAYQCHTLKHEIIHIREKPVGYMKYGEASVLSSDLQIQKRTHTGAKSYECNQCGKTFAGIGGLQYHIRTHTGEKPYECNQCGKTFAGRGSLQYHIRTHTGEKPYECIQCDKAFARRSDLKYHKRTHTGEKPYECTECGKAFVQSSYLQKHKRTHTGEKPYECNHCGKAFSYSNVLQIHKRIHTGEKPYECNHCGKAFTARAGLQYHIRTHTGEKPYECIQCGKAFARSSDLQYHRRTHTGEKPYECNQCGKAFAQSSSLRIHKRTHTGEKPYECTQCGKVFSYRNVLQIHERKHTEWKPYECNQCGKAFAXSSGLQYHKRTHTXEKPY; translated from the exons ATGCTGGAGACATATAAGAATCTCTCTGCTATAG GCTACATTTGGGAAGACCATACAATTGAACAGCATTTTCAAAGTTCCAGAAGTCATGGAAG GCATAAAAGACATCGAACTGGAGAGCAACCCTCTGAGTTGATTCAACATGGTAAAGTCTTTGCGTATCAATGTCATACCCTAAAGCATGAAATTATTCATATTAGAGAAAAACCTGTTGGATATATGAAATATGGTGAGGCTTCTGTTCTAAGCAGTGATCTCCAAATACAGAAACGAACACATACAGGAGCAAAATCCTATGAATGTAACCAGTGTGGTAAAACCTTTGCAGGAATTGGTGGTCTCCAATATCATataagaacacatacaggagagaaaccatatgAATGTAACCAGTGTGGTAAAACCTTTGCAGGAAGGGGTAGTCTCCAATATCATataagaacacatacaggagagaaaccctatgaatgtattcaatgtgataaagcctttgcaCGAAGAAGTGATCTGAaatatcataaaagaacacatacaggggagaaaccctatgaatgtactgaatgtggtaaagcctttgtacAAAGCAGTTATCTCCAAAAACATAAacgaacacatacaggagagaaaccctatgaatgtaaccattGTGGTAAAGCTTTTtcatacagcaacgttctccaaatacataaacgaatacatacaggagagaaaccctacgaATGTAACCATTGTGGTAAAGCATTTACAGCAAGGGCTGGTCTCCAGTATCATataagaacacatacaggagagaaaccctatgaatgtattcaatgtggtaaagcctttgcacgaAGCAGTGATCTCCAGTATCATagaagaacacatacaggagagaaaccctatgaatgcaatcaatgtggtaaagcctttgcacaaagCAGTAGTCTCCGAATACATAAacgaacacatacaggagagaaaccctatgaatgtactCAATGTGGTAAAGTTTTTTCATATAGAAATgttcttcaaatacatgaacgAAAACATACAGAAtggaaaccctatgaatgtaatcaatgtggtaaagcctttgcatgaaGCAGTGGTCTACAgtatcataaaagaacacatacatgaGAAAAACCCTATTAA